From the Ascochyta rabiei chromosome 14, complete sequence genome, one window contains:
- a CDS encoding Adenosine deaminase, with product MCQTPLHDFLAELPKCEHHLHLEGCLSPSLTFKLATKNNIKLPSKEEKPEYESVETLEKRYEHFDNLQDFLDCYYLALDAVITKDDFEMLGWEYFTTAHADGVKHAEVFFDPQSHTDRGIAFETVVTGFNAACERAEKELGITSRLIMCFLRHLPASSAAKTMQSAVDGGYFKKQEGKERVIAGLGLDSSEVGYRPELFKEQYAQGKELGLHRTAHGGEEGDPTYISGALDSLHCERIDHGIKLVQDPELLARIVKDQILLTVCPLSNVCLQAVKEVGEVPIRKFLEQGVKFSINSDDPAYFGGYILKNYCAVQKAFELTKEEWKVIVQNSIHGSWIGQQRKDELLAMLDECLKKYA from the coding sequence ATGTGCCAAACACCACTCCACGACTTTCTGGCTGAGTTGCCAAAATGCGAACACCATCTTCACCTGGAAGGATGCTTGTCACCGTCTTTGACTTTCAAGCTCGCTACAAAGAACAACATCAAGCTGCCAAGCAAAGAGGAGAAACCGGAGTACGAGTCCGTTGAGACACTTGAGAAGCGCTATGAGCATTTCGACAATCTCCAGGACTTCCTTGACTGCTATTACCTTGCCTTGGACGCGGTTATCACCAAGGACGACTTCGAGATGCTTGGCTGGGAGTACTTTACTACCGCCCATGCAGATGGTGTCAAGCATGCAGAAGTTTTCTTTGACCCACAGAGCCACACGGACCGGGGCATCGCTTTTGAGACAGTCGTAACTGGATTCAACGCAGCATGTGAGCGCGCAGAAAAAGAGCTAGGTATCACCAGTCGCTTGATCATGTGCTTTCTCCGTCACCTCCCCGCCAGCAGCGCCGCGAAGACGATGCAGAGCGCTGTCGACGGTGGGTATTTCAAGAAGCAGGAGGGCAAGGAGCGCGTGATCGCTGGCTTGGGCCTTGATTCTAGTGAGGTGGGGTACCGTCCTGAGCTTTTCAAGGAGCAGTACGCGCAAGGCAAAGAACTGGGGCTGCACAGGACTGCTCACGGAGGCGAGGAGGGCGACCCAACATACATCAGCGGTGCTTTGGATTCCTTGCACTGCGAGCGCATTGACCACGGTATCAAGCTTGTCCAGGACCCTGAGCTATTGGCACGCATTGTGAAGGACCAAATTCTGTTGACCGTGTGCCCATTGAGCAATGTCTGCCTACAGGCCGTCAAGGAGGTGGGTGAGGTGCCGATCAGGAAATTTTTGGAACAGGGCGTCAAGTTCAGCATCAACAGCGATGACCCCGCCTACTTTGGCGGGTACATCCTCAAGAACTACTGCGCTGTACAGAAGGCTTTTGAGCTGACGAAGGAAGAATGGAAGGTCATTGTCCAGAACTCGATCCACGGCAGCTGGATCGGGCAGCAGCGAAAGGATGAGCTGCTCGCCATGCTTGATGAGTGCTTGAAGAAGTACGCGTAG